The genomic DNA ATCTGTCATATCATACTAAGTTTCAATTTATCCTAATCCtaacatatgtatatattactTCTCATTCGTATTATTCATAGATACTAACCACCATCATAAAAACCATGGTTTTGAAAACCAGATCGGATCGACCAATCTAACTAATTGAACCGAAACTTGCTAACTAAAATAGTTTTAGTTCACTTGAAAACCATTTTTTGAGTTAAACCACCTTGGACTGGATTGAACTATTCGAACCGTCTGTTAGACCAGATAAAAAACTGGGTTTGACCCagtgaatataaaaaataattttttaaaattcattattaattgaACCTAAGCCcttatttatcaatttcaaaCATGTATAacatcaaattaagtttattttaatactaatatatttaatgataaattatataaaattattttaaatattatttttaaacagttaacCAATCCAACCATCGATTAATTGGATTAACCATCGGTTAGACTAAATTGCTCTTTCTATCATATTAATGTTTAgtctcattttaaaaatattgatgaaGGCTATTATATCATCGCATTTGttacaatataatatgtattatttatcatataatatgaaaatatagttacTTTGTAAATAATCTTATGGAATCAGTGGTTAAAGTTtttgagaatattatttattaatatgacaaataattatgattttatgtgCAAATTTGTCCTCACTTAACGGTTCTTTAACTTATTTCTCCGGAAGACTTGGCGCCAAATTCTGACCCATGGAATTGGAAGCGAATCATAAGAACTCATCTTCcattattaacataaataaaataaaataaaaatatttttaaaaattaaaaaaaaacaataaaaaaaaacctaagacCAACCCAAGAAAATTAATAGCAGAAAAACTCTCTACAAATCTATGCACACAAGAAACCccagaatattttttttcttcaaaaactttTTTGATGCTCCAGATCGAATTTGCTTATTTGGATAAATGAATTATTCCAGAATTTGACACCAACTTGGAAATGACTAAGGCCACCGATTCCTCCATGAACAGCCCTGGTACACCTGATAACAATCCTAGCAAGAACGATAAAAAGAAGaaggtatttttatatttatgtttattaagaAATTATCATGAAAAGAATCgataatgatttatttattgttttattcgtatttcttaaaaaaaaaaaaagtcgaTTCTTCCGAAGATTTTTAGTTCGAAGAAGAATGGTCGAGGTTCACCGGAAGATGACATATGTAAATCATCAGATGGAGAAGGATTTTCtggtatacattttttaatttttttaatctattgtttttcttcttgtttatgTGTAATTGTTCAATTTGGTTTTGGTTTGATAGATATTGAGAAGAAATTGGAATCAGCGAAAAAGGCTATCGTTGAGGCGGCTCCTATGGTGGGAAAATCTTTCTTaggtaaatatataaaataatccaTACTGTTCATGTTTAGCAAATAAAGGTGGATTCGGTTTAAGTCGAACTTGGGGTCGACTCATATTTGGATTGAATCcataatattcaatttgaacCCGTTTGAATTGGTACACACGAGGGTTATTAATAAGGTGGACAATATATTTAACGGGATAAATAATGTCATCGGATAAACAAACGAATTGATCTCGAATCAAGTTAAATCTCTAGGTTTAGATCAACGCATTCAAGCTAAATAGTGGATTTGAGAAACTCGGATTAGATCTACCCTTACTGGTAATGTAGGGAATTTATCACAACTTGTCTTCAAAGAAAATTCCTAATACCTAGGATTGAATTAGATCCAAGCTTCTCGAATGAGCTGAATTTGAGTTAAGGATTAAGACTATCTTTCCATAAAATCCGCTGAGTTCATGCTAATTTAAGCATTCGAATTTAAACCAACtcatattgaatataaatttaaattgttttttagttgattttgaatCTTAACTTATTAGTCTCAAACCGATTATCTTGAGCTTGGCTTTATTCAGCTTGGTCCGGATTGAATCTGACcaggaaaataataatatgaaatttcatGAATTATTGAAGTATTTGGTGTGTCGGTATTAATTACAAGCCACGTAATTGATGAAAAGAAGACTAATTTTCCCTCGTCTCTTGGAAATTATTTGGGTAGTTGACCTAACAAGAATAATTCCAGATTTACAAGCcacatattttaataaaatgaagaaaaattatacaatggATTTGAAGATTTCATACTGGTTttaggaaattaaaatttaaaattatggtgTTAATTTCTTATCGAATCCCAGAAAGGCAGGCCAGTGTAGCCATTGAAGGCCTGAACTTGTCAACATTTGGGCCATCTATGACACCAGGAACTGAAATTCAGAAGCTCAggtaattattttctttgttaatgaTGATTACTTTGCTTAATGAATCAATTAAATTGTTGCTTTTTGATCAGGCTGATGTTGGGCTTGTAGGATTTTTGTTGCAACTTGGAATGTTGGAGGAAAAACTCCCAGTCATGGCCTGAATCTTGAAGATTTCCTCCAGGTTGAAGGGTGCTCTGATATTTATGTTTGTGGGTATGGCTCCCTGGAAAAATTTCCTGAAAGTGTTGCTTCCGGAAGTGCTTTTGATTAAAGTGCCTTTTCctgtaattttttctttccagGTTTCAGGAAATTGTTCCACTGAGCGCTGGAAACGTCCTGGGTAGTGAAGACAACGAGCCTGCAGCGAAGTGGCTGGTCCTCATAAACAAGGCACTGAACAGGCCTGGAAAAGATTCAATTGATTCAACTGCGGAATCATCTTTTTCCGGGCTGCAAAACAGTAACAACAACTCTAAGGAGGAAAAGTCACCAGGCAATCCGAATTTTCAGAAACTGAATCTAAAACTCCTGAGCAAAAATTTAAGGGCTGAAAGTTCCCTTTTGAAGGTCTGTAATTGCCCTCTGGAATCCGTAGCGAGGGAgaggagaaaaataagaaaaatcagcGATCGCACAATGCGTAAACTCGAGAGTGAGTCTCTGAAACCTCGCAGCCATGGAAGTATTGAAGAGTTATTATCAACGACTGAGATTACTACTGACCCATCACATGGTTCATCTCCAAGGAAGCTGAGTTATTGCCTGGTAGCAAGCAAGCAAATGGTGGGAATTTTTCTCACAATTTGGGCTAGAAAAGACTTGATGCATCACATTGGCCATCTCAGATTTTACACAGTGGGAAGAGGCATCATGGGTTGCTTAGGAAACAAGGTAAGTCGAATCATCATGATAAATCAGTCTGCAGAAAAGTGTTGCTTTGATTTAAATTTCGACATTGTTGC from Mangifera indica cultivar Alphonso chromosome 16, CATAS_Mindica_2.1, whole genome shotgun sequence includes the following:
- the LOC123199681 gene encoding type I inositol polyphosphate 5-phosphatase 5, which translates into the protein MVLISYRIPERQASVAIEGLNLSTFGPSMTPGTEIQKLRIFVATWNVGGKTPSHGLNLEDFLQVEGCSDIYVCGFQEIVPLSAGNVLGSEDNEPAAKWLVLINKALNRPGKDSIDSTAESSFSGLQNSNNNSKEEKSPGNPNFQKLNLKLLSKNLRAESSLLKVCNCPLESVARERRKIRKISDRTMRKLESESLKPRSHGSIEELLSTTEITTDPSHGSSPRKLSYCLVASKQMVGIFLTIWARKDLMHHIGHLRFYTVGRGIMGCLGNKGCISISMTVHNTSFCFVCSHLASGEKEGDELKRNADVAEILKSTQFHKICKRTYNTRAPEKIVDHDRVIWLGDLNYRVSLSYEEAILLLEVNDWDALLQKDQLNTEREAGRTFSGFNEGRIFFAPTYKYSHNSDNYAGETVKSKKKRRTPAWCDRILWRGNGIEQLQYIRGESRFSDHRPVCAVFSVKVEKDVMDKLNINKLRKGFSCANPTFEFEDCMPQRHSFYEY